From Phycisphaerae bacterium, a single genomic window includes:
- a CDS encoding acyl carrier protein, which translates to MTDQVHVRAFIIEQLEEYAKARAMTLPDIADDTDLLESGLVDSMGFVELISAIERRFNCEVDFGQFCSDNFTTLGGLVASVVSPCAA; encoded by the coding sequence ATGACCGATCAGGTACACGTTCGTGCATTCATCATCGAGCAACTTGAGGAGTACGCGAAAGCCAGGGCGATGACGCTGCCGGACATTGCCGACGATACGGACCTGTTGGAGAGCGGCCTGGTCGACTCCATGGGATTTGTGGAGCTGATCTCGGCCATCGAGAGACGGTTCAATTGCGAGGTCGATTTCGGGCAGTTCTGCTCGGACAACTTCACTACCTTGGGGGGCCTGGTGGCTTCGGTCGTGTCGCCCTGTGCGGCATGA
- a CDS encoding amino acid adenylation domain-containing protein: MPSTDRGLVTGFVKSVEAHDRRPALEVGESILTYAELAARASDLAATIRTFKPGTQPVGAVYGYRSVAAYAGVLGTLLSGKGYVPLHPHFPPARTRYMLMLSGADTVIVGAEAAAKLDQVLEGIDRQLLLICPDTTDVSPFRERWNKHRFVGAGELVRSGKLVVPDRVNTDACAYMLFTSGSTGQPKGVPVSHGNVGSYLEYISKRYDITPEDRASQAFQMTFDVSVHDLFTTWSHGACLCSIPHRQLMAPARFIQDNRLTLWYSVPSVIMFLSRMRMLKPGMFPTLRMSFFAGEVLPAGLASQWQAAAPNSIVENLYGPTEATITITHYRWTPDSMARCLNGNVPIGTVFSTQKAAVVDENLRPVPDGRPGELCLSGSQVARGYLNAPEKTASQFVHLPGGGDAIWYRTGDRVIRDPDGCIHYLGRIDLQVQIRGYRVELQEVEHVVRRAAGTELAVAVPYPVRDGCAEGIHVFICGRADDVVRKRVLTECGRRLPDYMIPRSVQFRDMMPLNSNGKIDRDVLASSLENV; this comes from the coding sequence ATGCCCAGTACTGATAGAGGCCTGGTTACGGGCTTCGTCAAGTCGGTGGAAGCCCACGACCGGCGGCCGGCGCTGGAGGTCGGTGAGTCTATTCTGACCTACGCGGAACTGGCGGCGCGGGCCTCTGATCTGGCGGCAACCATCCGGACGTTCAAGCCCGGCACTCAGCCTGTCGGGGCAGTGTATGGCTATCGAAGCGTTGCCGCTTACGCTGGTGTTCTCGGCACTCTGCTGTCCGGCAAGGGCTACGTTCCACTTCATCCGCACTTTCCGCCTGCGCGAACCCGATACATGTTGATGCTTTCGGGAGCTGATACGGTTATCGTCGGCGCTGAGGCGGCTGCCAAGCTGGACCAGGTACTGGAGGGGATCGATCGGCAGCTGCTGCTGATTTGCCCGGATACCACGGATGTCTCGCCTTTCCGAGAGCGGTGGAACAAGCACCGATTTGTCGGCGCCGGTGAGTTGGTCCGATCTGGGAAGCTGGTCGTCCCCGACAGGGTCAACACCGATGCGTGTGCTTACATGTTGTTTACCTCGGGTTCGACCGGGCAACCTAAGGGGGTGCCGGTCAGCCACGGCAACGTGGGCTCGTACCTGGAGTACATCTCCAAGCGGTATGACATCACCCCCGAAGACCGCGCCAGCCAGGCTTTCCAGATGACCTTTGACGTCAGCGTCCACGACCTGTTCACGACTTGGAGCCACGGAGCATGCCTGTGCAGTATTCCGCACCGGCAATTGATGGCTCCCGCCCGTTTCATCCAGGACAATCGCCTGACGCTGTGGTATTCGGTCCCGTCGGTGATCATGTTCTTGTCGCGGATGCGCATGCTCAAGCCGGGCATGTTTCCGACGCTACGAATGAGCTTTTTTGCGGGGGAAGTGCTGCCCGCCGGCCTGGCCTCGCAATGGCAGGCGGCTGCGCCGAATTCGATCGTCGAGAACCTGTACGGGCCGACGGAAGCAACGATCACCATCACACATTATCGATGGACACCTGACTCGATGGCCCGATGTCTGAACGGCAATGTGCCGATCGGGACGGTGTTCTCGACGCAAAAGGCGGCGGTCGTAGACGAGAATCTCCGACCGGTGCCGGACGGCCGGCCCGGTGAGCTTTGCCTTTCGGGCTCGCAGGTAGCACGGGGGTACTTGAACGCACCGGAGAAGACCGCCTCTCAGTTTGTGCATCTCCCCGGCGGCGGCGACGCAATCTGGTATCGAACGGGCGACCGCGTCATTCGCGACCCGGACGGATGCATTCACTACCTGGGGCGAATTGATCTCCAAGTGCAGATCCGCGGGTACCGTGTGGAACTGCAGGAAGTCGAACACGTGGTTCGGCGGGCCGCCGGCACGGAACTGGCCGTTGCTGTCCCCTATCCGGTTCGCGACGGATGCGCGGAAGGCATTCACGTGTTCATCTGCGGACGGGCCGATGACGTCGTGCGCAAACGAGTTCTGACGGAATGTGGTCGAAGGCTGCCGGACTACATGATCCCGCGATCGGTGCAGTTCCGCGACATGATGCCGTTGAACTCCAACGGCAAGATCGATCGAGACGTGCTGGCAAGCAGTCTGGAGAATGTGTGA
- a CDS encoding AAC(3) family N-acetyltransferase, whose product MTMVAPVAQAKRTAKRWARTCADAVGRLVRSTTPAELTAALRGLGIRPGQTMTVHSSFDGMRYFKGTPFHALQAILDVVGPQGTVVMPTFSFDGRSYDYLRSGPSFDLRRTPAQTGLICELLRRRKDAIRSLSPTHSVAAVGPLARMIVSDHENSLTPFDEHSPWRYLLELNAWMVFVGVPDRLLPVSASPHFDELLEGEFGVRIYHPERFEVRVLDGEGRERCIGTYAHDPETGRHRDYDRVCEHQARMGVLKRSRVGAISLWGGQLRPLFESYRDLAQKGIKAYR is encoded by the coding sequence ATGACGATGGTCGCTCCAGTAGCACAAGCGAAACGCACCGCAAAGCGGTGGGCCAGAACGTGCGCCGACGCCGTGGGACGGCTCGTTCGATCCACCACGCCGGCTGAGTTGACGGCAGCCCTGCGCGGCTTGGGCATCCGGCCCGGCCAAACCATGACCGTGCACAGTTCGTTCGACGGCATGCGGTATTTTAAGGGCACGCCGTTCCACGCCTTGCAGGCGATTCTCGATGTCGTTGGCCCCCAGGGCACCGTGGTGATGCCGACCTTTTCGTTCGACGGCCGAAGCTACGACTACCTCAGGAGCGGTCCCTCGTTTGACCTTCGCCGAACGCCGGCTCAGACCGGCCTGATCTGTGAGCTCCTGCGACGCCGCAAGGATGCGATTCGCAGCCTGAGTCCGACGCATTCGGTCGCGGCCGTGGGCCCGCTGGCCCGGATGATCGTCTCAGATCATGAAAACTCGCTGACCCCGTTTGACGAACACTCGCCCTGGCGATACCTGCTTGAACTCAATGCGTGGATGGTGTTCGTGGGCGTTCCAGACCGCCTTCTGCCGGTGTCGGCGTCTCCCCATTTCGATGAATTGCTGGAAGGCGAATTCGGGGTGCGGATTTACCACCCGGAACGTTTCGAGGTCCGCGTGCTCGATGGTGAAGGCCGCGAGCGATGCATCGGCACCTATGCCCACGACCCGGAGACCGGGCGGCACCGAGACTATGATCGAGTCTGCGAACACCAGGCGAGGATGGGTGTCTTGAAGCGATCGCGCGTCGGGGCAATCAGCTTGTGGGGGGGGCAGCTCCGGCCGTTGTTCGAATCCTACCGTGATCTGGCTCAAAAGGGCATCAAGGCGTATCGCTGA
- a CDS encoding GNAT family N-acetyltransferase: MQTISETANLPAVAQVTEGDQIAAAVRQVKHGGRGFVTNFFAGPKQIESWVNRGELSFLQDERWVWIRRRDRGFFHLYYFAADADAIEESLASVDAIAEGAVLAIDLVGQDAIVAPVARVFRKHGFADRAVLVRMVRSMDPNPMGHGDSPDVEIALPDDAPAILSLLETTFDPYSKQIPDQDQILQAVSAGRILIVRRDAAIAGLVFFEAAGAMATLRYWCVDEAWRDQGIGAKLIKVFFNRCRTCRSIVLWVCTENESAIRRYEHYGFRRTDTKDLILVRR, from the coding sequence ATGCAAACCATTTCCGAAACCGCGAATTTGCCTGCGGTCGCTCAGGTGACCGAAGGCGACCAGATTGCCGCGGCTGTCCGGCAGGTCAAGCACGGCGGTCGGGGTTTTGTGACGAATTTCTTCGCCGGCCCCAAGCAGATCGAGAGCTGGGTGAACCGTGGAGAGCTGTCATTCCTGCAGGACGAGCGCTGGGTCTGGATCCGGCGCCGCGACCGCGGCTTCTTCCATCTCTACTATTTCGCTGCCGATGCGGACGCGATCGAGGAGTCGCTGGCAAGTGTTGACGCGATTGCCGAGGGGGCCGTGCTGGCGATCGATCTGGTCGGCCAGGATGCCATCGTGGCGCCGGTGGCGCGCGTGTTCCGCAAGCACGGCTTTGCCGACCGGGCTGTCCTGGTGAGAATGGTCCGAAGCATGGATCCCAACCCGATGGGCCACGGCGATAGTCCGGACGTCGAAATCGCCTTGCCGGACGATGCGCCTGCCATCCTCAGTCTCCTCGAGACGACATTCGACCCGTATTCCAAGCAGATCCCGGACCAGGATCAGATCCTGCAAGCCGTATCGGCGGGTAGAATCCTGATCGTTCGGCGGGATGCCGCCATTGCGGGCCTGGTGTTCTTTGAGGCCGCCGGCGCGATGGCCACACTGCGATACTGGTGCGTTGATGAGGCATGGCGTGATCAGGGGATAGGTGCGAAGCTGATCAAGGTTTTCTTCAATCGCTGTCGGACCTGCAGGAGCATCGTCCTGTGGGTCTGTACCGAGAATGAGAGCGCCATTCGTCGATACGAGCACTACGGGTTCCGTCGGACGGACACGAAAGATCTGATTCTCGTGCGTCGCTGA